In the Flagellimonas sp. MMG031 genome, one interval contains:
- a CDS encoding helix-turn-helix domain-containing protein, with protein sequence MEKILHIRTVNDYFKWRDAELLHPLVSILDYSTLNLDQYSYKGYEGIHWGCYGVFLKDSKHCKIKYGGRDYDYDEGTLVFVGADQTVQLTQDANYVPKGYALVFHPDLFLGSDLANKMASYTYFSYAVNEALHLSTKERRIILSLLDKIQFELEQNLDKHSKKLIVSNIELLLDYCLRFYDRQFLTREIPHQNSLNKFESLLSDYFTSGKPLKYGLPTVGYFADQLHLSSNYFGDLIKKETGKSAQEYIQTKLIDVAKEKVFDPNKSVSEIAYELGFKYPQHFSRMFKQQVGHSPKAFRNLN encoded by the coding sequence ATGGAAAAGATTTTGCACATACGGACCGTTAACGATTATTTCAAGTGGCGCGATGCCGAATTGTTGCATCCCTTGGTCAGTATTTTGGATTATTCCACGCTAAATCTGGACCAGTATTCCTACAAGGGCTATGAGGGCATCCATTGGGGCTGCTACGGCGTTTTTTTAAAGGATAGCAAGCATTGTAAGATCAAATATGGCGGTAGGGACTATGACTATGACGAGGGGACCTTGGTGTTTGTGGGTGCCGACCAAACCGTACAGCTCACCCAAGATGCCAATTACGTGCCCAAAGGGTATGCGCTGGTGTTCCATCCCGACCTTTTTCTGGGCTCGGACCTTGCCAATAAGATGGCGTCCTACACTTATTTTTCCTATGCCGTAAATGAGGCGCTCCACCTGTCGACCAAAGAGCGTAGAATTATTTTGAGCCTGTTGGATAAGATTCAATTTGAATTGGAACAAAACCTGGACAAACACAGTAAAAAGCTCATTGTTTCCAATATTGAGCTGCTGTTGGATTATTGCCTCAGGTTTTATGATCGCCAGTTCTTGACCCGTGAAATTCCACATCAAAATTCCCTGAACAAGTTTGAATCTTTGTTGAGCGACTATTTTACTTCGGGAAAACCTTTAAAATACGGATTGCCCACGGTGGGGTACTTTGCCGACCAATTGCATTTGTCCAGCAATTATTTTGGTGACTTGATCAAAAAAGAGACCGGAAAATCCGCTCAGGAATACATCCAGACCAAACTTATCGATGTGGCCAAGGAAAAGGTCTTCGACCCGAACAAATCGGTGAGCGAAATTGCTTATGAGCTTGGCTTTAAATACCCCCAACATTTTAGCCGCATGTTCAAGCAGCAGGTTGGGCATTCACCCAAAGCGTTCCGCAACTTAAATTAA
- a CDS encoding DUF5916 domain-containing protein has product MVGTSVILVRFSTGSERIFGHINGKTMMMKHWYPVLWLIFGLFMLVPYLGFAQNTTKQIGAKFITEEVVLDGKLDEAFWEMAETGSDFVQYFPTDSLPAKHATSFKVVFSETTLYLGVRAEAVNGDYVVSSLRRDFGGTTNDNISFLFDTFSDATTAFFFGVTPYGVQREGLVAEGGENFNNTWDIKWQAEAQRYNDHYTVEIAIPFTSLKFIEGSTSWRFRAYRWNIQSNEQTTWTQIPQNQTLSSLAYMGQLNFERPLGRSRSPFFLIPYINTLAQEDYAADTDQQDFKTGVDAKVAVSEGMNLDVTINPDFSNVEVDDVFTNLTRFEIRLPERRQFFIDNNDLFANYGNTLDNIPFFSRRIGLVRDTLGNLIENRLLGGVRLSGKLNSTWRLGFLNLQSAADDANRIPSYNNMMLAFQKKVFSRSNLGFFWVNRQTLDTYESLNPNERYNRVIGLDYDLASADNIWTGNFFVHKSFQPGDSEGNFSAQARVNYDDRDWRFVTDFVYVDEEYRADLGFVPRTDIFKNGLSATRRFYPRDSKISNHSFQLLGVNFWRVNLDFKNTDYFYRATWEINFTNQSTFSNNVQHDYIFLTNDFDPTRTPGATPLSGNRGYSFTQYNAEYASNPSKLFTFSGNTSIGQFFNGEQYSFGGQVGYRFQPWANISVGVNYDGIRLPEPYNDADIWLGIARAEITFSKSIFWNTLIQYSNQRDNFGINSRLQWRFAPLSDLFLVYNDNYFTGTFAPRFRSINLKLTYWLNL; this is encoded by the coding sequence TTGGTAGGAACATCTGTAATTCTGGTACGATTTTCCACTGGGTCGGAGCGTATTTTTGGTCACATCAATGGAAAAACGATGATGATGAAGCACTGGTACCCCGTATTATGGTTGATTTTTGGCCTTTTTATGCTTGTTCCGTATTTGGGATTTGCCCAAAATACCACCAAACAGATCGGCGCCAAATTCATCACCGAAGAAGTGGTGTTGGATGGTAAATTGGACGAAGCTTTTTGGGAAATGGCCGAAACCGGTTCCGATTTTGTGCAGTACTTTCCAACCGATTCGCTTCCGGCAAAACACGCCACATCCTTTAAAGTGGTCTTTTCCGAAACTACCCTGTATTTGGGCGTTCGGGCCGAGGCAGTCAATGGCGACTACGTGGTATCGTCTCTTCGCCGGGATTTTGGCGGAACTACTAACGATAACATCTCCTTCCTCTTCGATACCTTCAGCGATGCGACCACGGCCTTCTTTTTTGGTGTGACTCCCTACGGCGTTCAGCGTGAGGGCTTGGTGGCCGAAGGCGGGGAAAATTTCAACAATACCTGGGACATCAAGTGGCAGGCCGAAGCCCAACGGTACAATGACCATTACACCGTGGAAATCGCGATACCCTTCACGTCCTTAAAATTTATCGAAGGTTCTACCTCTTGGCGTTTTAGGGCCTACCGCTGGAATATCCAAAGCAACGAACAGACCACATGGACCCAGATTCCGCAAAACCAGACCCTATCCAGTTTGGCCTACATGGGGCAGTTGAACTTTGAACGACCCTTGGGGCGCTCGCGGAGCCCGTTTTTCTTGATTCCCTACATCAATACGCTGGCGCAGGAGGATTATGCAGCGGATACCGACCAACAGGATTTTAAGACAGGGGTGGATGCAAAAGTGGCCGTTAGCGAGGGGATGAATTTGGATGTCACCATTAACCCCGACTTCAGCAATGTGGAGGTCGATGATGTGTTTACCAACCTGACGCGCTTTGAAATACGATTGCCGGAACGGCGCCAGTTCTTTATCGACAACAACGACCTTTTTGCCAACTATGGGAACACTTTGGACAATATTCCCTTTTTCTCAAGGCGTATCGGCTTGGTGCGCGATACCTTGGGCAATCTCATTGAAAATAGATTGCTGGGCGGGGTACGTTTGAGCGGAAAACTCAATTCCACATGGCGACTGGGCTTTTTGAACCTGCAATCGGCCGCGGACGATGCCAATAGGATTCCTTCATACAACAATATGATGTTGGCGTTTCAAAAGAAAGTGTTCTCCCGCTCCAATTTGGGCTTCTTTTGGGTGAACCGCCAAACGTTGGACACCTATGAATCCCTCAACCCGAACGAACGCTATAATCGGGTCATCGGGCTGGACTATGATTTGGCTTCGGCAGATAACATTTGGACCGGGAATTTCTTTGTGCACAAGTCCTTTCAGCCGGGGGATAGCGAGGGCAACTTTTCGGCTCAGGCCCGGGTGAACTACGACGATAGGGACTGGCGGTTTGTAACCGATTTTGTGTATGTGGATGAAGAGTACCGGGCCGATTTGGGCTTTGTGCCACGAACCGATATTTTTAAAAATGGCCTTTCGGCCACACGACGGTTTTATCCGAGGGATTCCAAGATCAGTAACCACAGTTTCCAACTGTTGGGCGTCAACTTTTGGAGGGTGAATCTCGATTTTAAGAACACCGATTATTTCTACCGCGCCACTTGGGAAATCAATTTTACCAACCAGTCCACCTTTTCTAATAACGTACAGCACGATTATATTTTCCTTACCAACGACTTTGACCCGACCCGAACACCGGGCGCTACGCCACTATCCGGAAACCGGGGGTATAGCTTTACGCAGTACAACGCCGAATACGCATCCAACCCGTCCAAACTGTTCACTTTTTCGGGCAATACCTCGATCGGACAGTTTTTTAACGGGGAGCAGTACTCCTTTGGCGGACAGGTGGGCTATCGCTTTCAGCCGTGGGCCAACATTAGTGTTGGCGTCAATTACGATGGCATTCGACTGCCAGAACCCTATAACGATGCCGATATTTGGTTGGGCATTGCCCGTGCCGAAATCACTTTTAGCAAGTCCATATTTTGGAACACCTTGATCCAATACAGCAATCAGCGGGACAATTTTGGCATCAATTCGCGCTTGCAATGGCGTTTTGCTCCCTTATCGGACCTATTTTTGGTGTACAATGACAATTATTTTACGGGAACCTTTGCGCCCCGGTTCCGTTCCATTAACTTAAAGCTCACCTATTGGTTGAACCTATAA
- a CDS encoding AraC family transcriptional regulator, whose product MIKIKVDAQDTAESVEQIRDVIGGEIKERWGQYVLQVSNDKAEGSIRFITFDWGVSLLELDITFAEEVIIEVDTSNFNPISFYYCLEGYCGHKFGYQPDDEIKIMEQFQSVILTNRDGGITDRYFPKDIKISQTVIQVRRKPFLRKRLNQGEELNQQLYKVFLDSDHEKVFAYYGSYNLKMAEVVTKMRAIKAKGMIRIMMLEGYVYQILSMHMIQHNKEVLNKRPQTSLLKRELKTIRNYVKKIEKNISQDFSLEDISAETGLTQAKLQEGFKLLYNKTVTEYIRHARLELARDYIATTEMNISEVVYSIGFTSRSYFSKIFKEKYGLSPSEFKNSKKSAQTVG is encoded by the coding sequence GCTGGGGGCAGTATGTTTTGCAGGTTTCCAACGATAAGGCCGAAGGGAGCATACGTTTCATCACCTTCGATTGGGGGGTAAGCCTGTTGGAACTGGACATTACCTTTGCCGAAGAGGTGATCATTGAAGTGGACACCTCCAACTTTAATCCCATTAGTTTTTACTATTGTTTGGAAGGTTATTGCGGACATAAGTTTGGCTACCAGCCCGATGATGAGATCAAAATCATGGAGCAGTTCCAGTCGGTGATTTTGACCAACAGGGATGGTGGCATCACCGACAGGTACTTCCCGAAGGACATCAAAATTTCCCAAACCGTCATCCAAGTGCGCCGGAAGCCATTTTTGCGCAAAAGGCTCAACCAGGGCGAGGAGCTCAACCAACAGCTGTACAAGGTGTTTTTGGATAGCGACCACGAAAAGGTGTTTGCCTACTACGGCTCGTACAACCTTAAAATGGCGGAGGTGGTCACCAAGATGCGCGCAATCAAGGCGAAGGGCATGATCCGCATTATGATGCTCGAGGGCTACGTGTACCAGATATTGTCCATGCACATGATCCAGCACAACAAGGAGGTACTGAACAAACGACCGCAGACAAGTCTGCTAAAGCGGGAGTTGAAGACCATTCGCAACTACGTCAAAAAAATAGAGAAGAACATTTCCCAAGATTTTTCGTTGGAAGACATTTCTGCGGAAACGGGACTAACGCAGGCCAAACTGCAAGAAGGTTTTAAGTTGCTCTACAACAAAACGGTTACGGAGTACATTCGCCATGCACGATTGGAACTGGCCCGCGACTACATTGCCACCACCGAAATGAACATCTCCGAAGTGGTCTACTCCATCGGGTTTACCAGCAGGAGCTATTTTTCCAAGATTTTTAAGGAAAAGTACGGACTAAGCCCTAGCGAATTCAAGAATAGTAAAAAGAGCGCACAGACTGTAGGTTGA